A genomic stretch from Eptesicus fuscus isolate TK198812 chromosome 15, DD_ASM_mEF_20220401, whole genome shotgun sequence includes:
- the LOC103286573 gene encoding olfactory receptor 13C8, translating to MERTNDSTLTEFVLVGLSAHPKLQTVFFVLVLWMYLMILLGNGVLISVIIYDSHLHTPMYFFLCNLSFLDICYTSSSVPLILDSFLTVRKRVSFSGCMVQMFLSFAMGVTECLLLGMMALDRYVAICYPLRYPVIMSKGAYMLMAAGSWVSGLVDSVVQTSLAMQLPFCANNVINHFVCEILAILKLACADISINVISMAGSNVIALVIPLLVIALSYIFIVAAILRIPSTEGKRKAFSTCSAHLTVVIIFYGTIFFMYSNPKSKKSVGTDNQDITEALIPLFYGVMTPMLNPLIYSLRNKDVKAAVKNMLGRKNVSDGL from the coding sequence ATGGAAAGGACCAATGACTCCACATTGACAGAATTTGTCCTGGTTGGACTTTCTGCCCACCCAAAGCTCCAGACAGTCTTCTTTGTGCTAGTTTTGTGGATGTACCTGATGATCCTGCTGGGAAATGGAGTTCTCATCTCAGTTATCATCTATGATTCTCACTTGCACACCCCCATGTATTTCTTCCTCTGTAATCTTTCCTTTCTGGACATTTGTTACACAAGCTCCTCTGTCCCACTAATTCTTGACAGCTTTCTGACAGTAAGGAAACGTGTCTCCTTCTCTGGGTGCATGGTGcaaatgtttctctcctttgccATGGGGGTCACAGAGTGTTTGCTTCTTGGCATGATGGCACTTGaccgctatgtggccatctgcTACCCACTGAGATACCCTGTCATCATGAGCAAAGGTGCCTACATGCTCATggcagctgggtcctgggtctctgGGCTTGTGGATTCAGTGGTGCAGACATCTCTCGCAATGCAATTACCATTCTGTGCTAACAATGTCATTAACCATTTTGTCTGTGAAATTCTGGCTATCCTGAAACTGGCCTGTGCTGATATTTCAATCAATGTGATCAGCATGGCAGGGTCAAATGTGATTGCTCTGGTTATTCCATTGCTAGTAATTGccctttcttacatttttattgttgctgcTATTCTGAGGATCCCTTCCACTGAAGGAAAACGTAAGGCCTTCTCCACCTGTTCAGCCCACCTGACAGTGGTGATTATATTCTATGGAACCATTTTCTTCATGTATTCAAATCCCAAGTCTAAAAAGTCTGTTGGTACAGATAATCAAGACATCACTGAGGCCCTCATCCCCCTCTTCTATGGAGTGATGACTCCCATGCTCAACCCTCTCATCTACAGTCTTCGGAACAAAGATGTAAAGGCTGCTGTGAAGAACATGCTGGGAAGGAAAAACGTCTCTGATGGACTATAA
- the LOC103286572 gene encoding olfactory receptor 13D1-like, which produces MELTNWTEIEFILQGLSEYPRAEKLLFVTCLVMYLVILLGNGTLVLLTLLDSRLHTPMYFFLANLSFLDIWYTSSFIPSMLIHFLSKKKTISFTRCVVQMSVSYSMGSTECVLLAVMAYDRFVAICNPLRYTIIMSKALCIQMAALAWGLGFFNSLTETILAIRLPFCGKNVINHFACEILAFVKLACTDISLNEIAIMLGNVIFLFTPLLLICISYIFILSTVLRINSAEGRKKAFSTCSAHITVVTVFYGTILFMYMKPKSKDSAFNKLIALFYGVVTPMLNPIIYSLRNTEVHGALRKLVSRHWFWRKG; this is translated from the coding sequence ATGGAATTGACCAATTGGACAGAGATCGAGTTCATTCTGCAGGGACTTTCTGAGTACCCAAGAGCTGAAAAACTCCTTTTTGTGACTTGCTTGGTGATGTACCTGGTGATCCTCCTGGGGAACGGCACCTTGGTCCTCCTAACACTCCTGGATTCCCGCCTCCAcacgcccatgtacttcttccttgCTAATCTCTCTTTCCTAGACATTTGGTATACATCCTCCTTTATCCCCTCAATGTTGATACACTTCCTATCAAAGAAAAAAACCATCTCCTTCACTAGATGTGTTGTGCAGATGTCTGTCTCCTATAGTATGGGGTCCACAGAGTGTGTGCTCCTAGCAGTAATGGCATACGATCGGTTTGTGGCCATTTGCAACCCTCTGAGATACACCATCATCATGAGCAAGGCTCTTTGTATTCAGATGGCTGCTCTCGCCTGGGGATTGGGCTTTTTCAACTCACTGACAGAAACTATTCTTGCAATACGGTTGCCCTTTTGTGGAAAAAATGTCATTAATCATTTTGCTTGTGAAATATTGGCCTTTGTTAAGCTGGCTTGCACAGATATTTCCTTGAATGAGATCGCTATAATGTTGGGtaatgtaatatttttgtttactCCGTTACTGTTGATTTGTATCTCCTACATTTTCATCCTTTCTACTGTACTAAGAATCAATtcagcagaaggaagaaaaaaggcctTTTCCACCTGCTCAGCCCACATAACAGTGGTGACTGTGTTTTATGGGACAATCCTTTTCATGTATATGAAGCCAAAGTCCAAAGATTCTGCTTTTAACAAATTAATTGCCCTGTTCTATGGAGTAGTAACACCCATGCTCAATCCTATCATCTACAGCCTGAGAAATACAGAGGTGcatggagctctgagaaaattgGTGAGTAGACACTGGTTCTGGAGGAAAGGATGA